In Aristaeella hokkaidonensis, the following are encoded in one genomic region:
- a CDS encoding histidine phosphatase family protein — MNQKTITTIIFVRHAQSVFGSDDRNRPLSDAGLEDRKIVAETLRDRKIDAFLSSSYKRSMDTIRPSAELRNMDIRTDERFRERQCGDFTSDSLARRWADFSWAEENGECLASVQGRNMEALRDVLQDYAGQTVVIGTHGTALSTILNFYNPRFGLQDFLRIVSWMPYVIELTFDGDKLISVKELNHVDKEISK, encoded by the coding sequence ATGAATCAGAAAACTATCACCACCATCATTTTCGTCCGGCACGCACAGTCTGTATTCGGCAGCGATGACCGGAACCGGCCCCTTTCAGACGCGGGCCTGGAAGACCGTAAGATCGTGGCGGAAACCCTCCGGGACAGGAAGATCGACGCCTTCCTGAGCAGCTCTTACAAAAGAAGCATGGATACTATCCGCCCCTCCGCCGAACTGCGGAATATGGACATCCGGACGGATGAGCGGTTCCGGGAACGGCAGTGCGGAGATTTCACTTCCGATTCTCTGGCCAGGCGATGGGCGGATTTCTCCTGGGCAGAGGAAAACGGCGAATGCCTCGCTTCCGTACAGGGCCGGAATATGGAAGCCCTGCGGGACGTGCTTCAGGATTATGCCGGACAGACCGTTGTCATCGGCACCCACGGCACCGCCCTCAGCACCATCCTGAATTTCTATAATCCGCGCTTCGGCCTGCAGGACTTTCTCCGGATTGTCAGCTGGATGCCGTATGTCATTGAACTGACCTTCGACGGAGACAAGCTGATCAGCGTCAAGGAACTGAATCATGTGGACAAAGAAATCTCAAAATAA
- a CDS encoding CPBP family intramembrane glutamic endopeptidase produces MKSVNQSLIKESVCKMRVCGRTTEQKKSDKRKHTILYLTITLLLTWLWQFLPVLMGMDVKDTSISSFDFSSIFFGLGGVMPSLVGVIFVFLFYTKEGVKDFFKRCFVPNKECITAIFISLGLVCLEVAVTQLVSKELGAEALGFEGLKMVVKNPLYLFYFLFWGMISGPLSEEFGWRGFLTDQLFHKKKLLQMSLFIGFIWGIWHLPLYFYPAQIQHDWFMKNPFLGLSFIISCMSAALVYTTIYVIAKRRVFAIFFLHMFKNVILTGAMIYPFSETYSVAVVPVEIVMDAAFYLIITRTKFYKRALENIPE; encoded by the coding sequence TTGAAATCGGTCAATCAGAGTTTGATAAAGGAATCTGTTTGCAAAATGAGAGTTTGTGGAAGAACAACAGAACAGAAGAAAAGTGATAAAAGAAAACATACTATTCTTTATTTGACAATTACATTATTGCTGACATGGCTTTGGCAGTTTCTGCCGGTTTTGATGGGAATGGATGTGAAAGATACATCGATTTCATCTTTTGATTTTTCATCAATCTTCTTTGGTCTCGGCGGAGTCATGCCTTCACTGGTTGGTGTGATTTTTGTTTTCCTGTTTTATACAAAAGAAGGTGTAAAGGATTTCTTTAAAAGGTGCTTTGTCCCGAATAAAGAGTGTATTACAGCCATTTTCATTTCGCTTGGCCTGGTATGTCTCGAAGTGGCAGTTACACAATTGGTTTCAAAAGAACTTGGTGCGGAAGCCCTGGGGTTTGAAGGCCTGAAGATGGTTGTGAAAAATCCGCTGTATTTATTCTACTTCTTATTTTGGGGAATGATATCCGGACCGCTTTCGGAAGAGTTTGGATGGCGGGGTTTTCTGACAGATCAATTGTTTCATAAAAAGAAACTATTACAGATGTCTTTATTCATTGGCTTTATTTGGGGAATATGGCATTTGCCTTTATATTTTTATCCCGCACAGATTCAGCATGATTGGTTTATGAAAAATCCGTTTTTAGGATTGTCTTTTATCATAAGTTGTATGAGTGCTGCCCTGGTGTATACTACGATCTACGTCATAGCAAAAAGAAGAGTATTTGCCATTTTCTTTTTGCACATGTTTAAGAATGTTATTCTTACGGGAGCAATGATTTATCCTTTCAGTGAAACTTACAGTGTGGCAGTGGTTCCTGTGGAAATTGTGATGGATGCAGCGTTTTATCTTATCATCACCCGGACAAAGTTTTATAAACGGGCACTGGAAAATATACCGGAGTAA
- the rlmD gene encoding 23S rRNA (uracil(1939)-C(5))-methyltransferase RlmD, giving the protein MKKNECFPMTADRLGADLEGICIHEGMPVFVPGLLPGEGADIKIVKAEKRYAFGRMESRPDPVSPDRREPDCASYPRCGGCTGRHMSYEATLAAKRQQVEDCFRRIAGIETEVLPILGMDSPCGYRNKTSLPAGGTAEHPVLGFYAPRSHAVIPAETCPNAMPPANDLAAAFLGWMKAFRVEPYHEETRRGLIRHLVIRVNRKGESMVTVVANGSTLPHQQELIDALVPLGTVSLWLNENRAVTNVILSEKFHLIYGRETFTGRLFDLEFELSPASFFQVNPVQTEKLYQTAVDYAELKPTDLLCDVYCGAGTITLTMARHCREAVGIEIVEPAVENAKRNAVLNGISNVSFQAGKAEELLPRMVNDGLRPDVICVDPPRKGLDPAVIRAMAQAAPERIVYVSCNPATLARDAGLLRDEGYQVLKVQPVDMFCWTSGVETVVLLSQT; this is encoded by the coding sequence ATGAAAAAGAATGAATGCTTCCCCATGACCGCGGACCGTCTGGGTGCGGATCTGGAGGGTATCTGTATTCATGAGGGTATGCCCGTGTTTGTTCCCGGACTACTGCCCGGAGAGGGCGCTGACATTAAGATCGTCAAAGCAGAAAAACGCTATGCTTTCGGCCGGATGGAATCCAGGCCGGATCCGGTCTCTCCCGACCGGCGTGAACCGGACTGTGCTTCCTACCCCCGCTGCGGGGGCTGCACCGGCCGTCATATGAGCTATGAAGCCACCCTGGCCGCCAAGCGGCAGCAGGTGGAAGACTGTTTCCGGCGGATTGCCGGCATTGAAACAGAAGTCCTGCCGATCCTGGGGATGGATTCCCCCTGCGGCTACCGGAACAAAACCTCCCTGCCCGCGGGCGGAACAGCTGAACATCCCGTTCTCGGCTTTTACGCACCCCGGAGTCACGCGGTTATCCCTGCCGAAACCTGCCCCAACGCCATGCCGCCTGCCAATGACCTGGCCGCAGCCTTCCTCGGATGGATGAAAGCCTTCCGTGTGGAACCCTACCATGAGGAAACCCGCCGGGGACTGATCCGGCATCTTGTAATCCGGGTCAACCGGAAAGGGGAAAGCATGGTGACCGTCGTCGCCAACGGCAGCACACTGCCCCATCAGCAGGAGCTGATCGACGCGCTGGTCCCGCTGGGCACCGTCAGCCTGTGGCTGAATGAGAACCGCGCCGTTACCAACGTCATCCTGTCTGAAAAGTTTCATCTTATATATGGAAGGGAAACCTTCACCGGCCGGCTCTTCGACCTGGAGTTTGAACTGTCCCCGGCTTCCTTCTTCCAGGTCAACCCGGTACAGACGGAAAAGCTGTACCAGACAGCGGTGGACTACGCGGAGCTGAAACCCACGGACCTGCTCTGTGACGTCTACTGCGGCGCAGGCACCATCACCCTGACCATGGCCCGCCACTGCCGGGAAGCCGTCGGTATTGAAATTGTGGAGCCCGCGGTGGAAAACGCAAAACGGAATGCCGTGCTCAACGGCATCAGCAACGTCTCCTTCCAGGCCGGCAAGGCTGAAGAGCTGCTGCCCCGGATGGTAAACGACGGGCTCCGACCGGACGTCATCTGTGTGGACCCGCCCCGTAAGGGCCTGGATCCCGCCGTAATCCGGGCTATGGCCCAGGCGGCGCCGGAACGGATCGTTTACGTATCCTGCAACCCGGCCACCCTCGCCCGTGACGCGGGCCTGCTGCGGGACGAGGGCTACCAGGTCCTCAAAGTCCAGCCTGTGGATATGTTCTGCTGGACCTCCGGTGTGGAGACGGTTGTTCTTCTTTCCCAAACCTGA
- a CDS encoding NUDIX hydrolase produces MDQNILPERLERNTIYESDYVCLYTDKVKLSSGYIIEKYHQIHYPHQAVSIVIFNEKNEILMIREKRYTVGRLEWEIPAGKIEDGESKENAARREAMEETGCTLKDLTFLCSQNPANGMSDCLCHVFAARVDTEGSIRDTDEVASKVWMPVEQVKEMLRKNETHCGVSMLAILFALEFYQH; encoded by the coding sequence ATGGACCAGAACATACTCCCCGAGCGGCTGGAGCGGAATACAATCTACGAAAGCGACTACGTCTGCCTTTATACAGATAAGGTAAAGCTCTCCAGCGGATATATCATTGAGAAATACCATCAGATCCATTACCCGCATCAGGCTGTCAGCATCGTCATCTTCAATGAGAAAAACGAGATCCTGATGATCCGGGAAAAAAGATATACCGTCGGCCGGCTGGAATGGGAAATCCCGGCCGGAAAAATCGAAGACGGTGAAAGCAAAGAGAACGCGGCCCGGCGGGAAGCCATGGAGGAAACCGGCTGTACCCTGAAGGACCTGACCTTCCTCTGCTCCCAGAACCCGGCCAACGGCATGTCAGACTGCCTCTGCCATGTGTTCGCCGCCCGGGTGGATACCGAAGGCAGCATCCGGGACACGGACGAGGTCGCCTCCAAGGTCTGGATGCCTGTGGAACAGGTAAAGGAGATGCTACGGAAGAACGAAACCCATTGCGGCGTTTCCATGCTGGCGATCCTGTTTGCCCTTGAGTTTTATCAGCATTGA
- a CDS encoding metalloprotease family protein: MIYWVKTPPPADIDYNEYKPFFRNDWFRNHYMFFAYWLMAVLAVLLFVTGGMKGVSWFLRIPVFVLVFLAHELLHILVIYRIGDIYLSHSGLFFWMNTNAEMSKGRFWLFMTLPLLTLTLVPAALLLLNTGALRPYLLYIAWSNAIIASSDIINSPLILLKPNGSVFCRGFCKTGMKRS; this comes from the coding sequence ATGATATACTGGGTTAAGACACCGCCCCCGGCTGACATTGATTACAATGAGTACAAGCCATTTTTCCGGAACGACTGGTTCCGGAATCACTATATGTTTTTCGCATACTGGCTGATGGCGGTGCTGGCCGTTCTGCTCTTTGTGACCGGCGGAATGAAAGGTGTTTCCTGGTTTCTCCGGATTCCGGTTTTTGTGCTGGTTTTCCTGGCGCATGAACTGCTGCACATCCTGGTAATCTACCGGATCGGGGATATTTACCTGAGCCATTCCGGGCTCTTCTTCTGGATGAATACCAATGCTGAAATGTCCAAAGGCCGGTTCTGGCTGTTTATGACCCTGCCCCTTCTTACGCTGACCCTTGTTCCGGCAGCCCTCCTTCTGCTGAACACCGGCGCCTTACGGCCTTATCTCCTGTATATTGCCTGGAGTAACGCGATCATCGCGTCCTCAGATATCATCAATTCTCCGCTGATCCTGCTGAAGCCGAATGGTTCTGTGTTCTGCAGAGGTTTCTGCAAAACCGGTATGAAACGGAGCTGA
- a CDS encoding diphosphate--fructose-6-phosphate 1-phosphotransferase, protein MNLSPLQKARYQYSPKLPGMLRGGISEISVKVGAPTESVADQAKIKALFPNTYGKEEITFVKGSNTSAAKKQVVGVILSGGQAPGGHNVICGLYDAIKATDKNNVLLGFKGGPSGLIDDDFIEFTDEYINAYRNTGGFDIIGSGRTKLETEEQFKVVTEVAKKHGLTAIVIIGGDDSNTNAAVLAEYMAAHNTGVQVIGCPKTIDGDLKNEDIEASFGFDTATKTYSELIGNIERDANSAKKYWHFIKVMGRSASHVALECALETQPNICLIGEEVAAKKMSLAAIANYIADSVEKRGNNGENFGVAIIPEGIVEFVPEFSKLIAEINELLAGSKTEEFNALPDWDAKYAFIKKGLSAESFAVFEILPQFVQQQLFLERDPHGNVQVSLIESEKLFSEMVKNELAKRKAAGTYKGKFGAQHHFFGYEGRCAFPSNFDADYCYSLGYNAFMLIQYGYTGYLSKVSNISKPAEEWVAGGMPITKMMNMERRNGEDKPVIRKALVELDGAPFKFFAAHREEWAVKTSFTYPGAIQYFGPAEVCDLTTRTLALEKGQD, encoded by the coding sequence ATGAATCTTTCACCCCTTCAGAAAGCAAGATATCAGTACAGCCCTAAGCTTCCCGGAATGCTTCGTGGCGGCATCTCTGAGATCAGCGTCAAGGTCGGCGCTCCTACCGAGAGCGTAGCGGACCAGGCCAAGATCAAGGCCCTCTTCCCCAACACCTACGGTAAGGAAGAGATCACCTTCGTCAAGGGCAGCAACACCTCCGCGGCCAAAAAGCAGGTTGTGGGCGTGATCCTTTCCGGCGGCCAGGCCCCCGGCGGACACAACGTCATCTGCGGTCTGTACGACGCGATCAAAGCTACCGACAAGAACAACGTACTCCTCGGCTTCAAGGGCGGTCCTTCCGGCCTGATCGATGACGATTTCATCGAGTTCACCGACGAGTACATCAACGCCTACCGGAACACCGGCGGTTTCGACATCATCGGTTCCGGCCGTACCAAGCTGGAAACTGAAGAGCAGTTCAAGGTTGTGACCGAAGTGGCCAAAAAGCACGGCCTGACCGCTATCGTGATCATCGGCGGCGACGACTCCAACACCAATGCTGCTGTGCTGGCCGAGTACATGGCCGCCCACAACACCGGCGTCCAGGTCATCGGCTGCCCCAAGACCATCGACGGCGACCTGAAGAACGAAGATATCGAAGCTTCCTTCGGTTTCGACACCGCTACCAAGACCTATTCTGAGCTGATCGGCAACATCGAAAGAGACGCCAACTCCGCCAAGAAATACTGGCACTTCATCAAGGTCATGGGCCGCTCCGCTTCCCATGTTGCCCTGGAGTGCGCGCTGGAAACCCAGCCCAACATCTGCCTGATCGGCGAAGAAGTCGCCGCCAAGAAGATGTCCCTGGCCGCCATCGCCAACTACATCGCTGATTCCGTTGAAAAGCGCGGCAACAACGGTGAAAACTTCGGCGTGGCCATCATCCCCGAAGGTATCGTGGAATTCGTTCCCGAGTTCTCCAAGCTGATCGCTGAAATCAACGAACTGCTGGCCGGCAGCAAGACCGAAGAGTTCAACGCGCTTCCCGACTGGGACGCCAAGTACGCCTTCATCAAGAAAGGCCTGTCTGCTGAATCCTTCGCCGTGTTCGAAATCCTGCCCCAGTTCGTGCAGCAGCAGCTGTTCCTCGAGAGAGACCCCCACGGCAACGTGCAGGTTTCCCTGATCGAGTCCGAAAAACTCTTCTCCGAAATGGTGAAGAACGAGCTGGCCAAGAGAAAGGCCGCCGGCACCTACAAGGGCAAGTTCGGCGCGCAGCATCACTTCTTCGGCTACGAAGGAAGATGCGCCTTCCCCTCCAACTTCGACGCAGACTACTGCTACTCCCTGGGCTACAACGCCTTCATGCTGATCCAGTATGGCTACACCGGATACCTGTCCAAGGTTTCCAACATCTCCAAGCCTGCTGAAGAGTGGGTGGCCGGCGGTATGCCCATCACCAAGATGATGAACATGGAGAGAAGAAACGGCGAGGACAAGCCCGTTATCCGCAAGGCCCTGGTTGAGCTGGACGGCGCTCCCTTCAAGTTCTTTGCAGCGCACAGGGAAGAGTGGGCCGTGAAGACCTCCTTCACCTATCCCGGCGCGATCCAGTACTTCGGACCTGCTGAAGTCTGCGACCTCACCACCAGGACGCTCGCCCTGGAAAAGGGTCAGGACTGA
- a CDS encoding tautomerase family protein, which translates to MPHVEINCYPGRTEEIKQKCAEKIAEDIAATLGCNLSSVSVTIREVPQEDWKAQVWDEKIMTSGETLYKKPGYTCD; encoded by the coding sequence ATGCCCCATGTTGAAATCAACTGCTATCCCGGAAGAACCGAGGAAATCAAGCAAAAGTGTGCGGAAAAGATCGCGGAAGATATCGCGGCCACCCTGGGCTGCAATCTCTCCAGCGTATCCGTGACCATCCGTGAAGTGCCCCAGGAAGACTGGAAAGCCCAGGTCTGGGATGAAAAAATCATGACCTCCGGAGAGACCCTGTACAAGAAGCCGGGCTATACCTGCGACTGA
- a CDS encoding alpha/beta fold hydrolase, whose amino-acid sequence MKRRKIWIVILIVVIGLIDILGLNYLSVLNTAKARFAVYQEKAQTLQTTQGKVSYIDEGSGTPVLVCHGICGGYDQGFDVLKDKTDSCRVIAPSRFGYPGSDLPENASVDLQVEAYVELLDALGIEKAYVLGTSAGGTVAIRMALAHPERCKGLILYCSGYPNEQASEKKSGISGPPAFVCNDFCMWLFSPLFEPLMGMDSDTVRTILPIADRKEGILFDSRVVNGAKAGHFEDYNLEKSQVPVLIIHAKDDKLASFASAEEWSRRIPNCTFLPIPDGGHTMRGHAAEISQALDQFIKAE is encoded by the coding sequence ATGAAAAGAAGAAAAATATGGATTGTGATTCTCATCGTGGTAATCGGCCTGATTGATATCCTCGGGCTGAATTACCTGTCGGTGCTCAATACAGCAAAAGCACGTTTTGCCGTCTATCAGGAAAAAGCACAAACCCTTCAGACTACCCAGGGAAAAGTCAGCTATATTGATGAAGGCAGCGGCACGCCGGTTCTGGTCTGCCACGGCATTTGCGGCGGATACGACCAGGGTTTTGACGTGCTGAAGGACAAAACGGATTCCTGCAGGGTCATCGCACCCTCCCGGTTCGGCTATCCCGGAAGCGATCTCCCGGAAAACGCCTCTGTCGACCTGCAGGTGGAAGCCTATGTGGAACTGCTGGACGCGCTTGGGATTGAAAAGGCCTATGTGCTCGGAACCAGCGCCGGCGGCACCGTCGCCATCCGGATGGCCCTTGCCCATCCCGAACGGTGCAAAGGCCTGATCCTCTACTGTTCCGGTTATCCCAATGAACAGGCGTCTGAAAAGAAGTCCGGGATCAGCGGTCCGCCGGCCTTCGTATGCAACGATTTCTGTATGTGGCTGTTCAGTCCGCTTTTTGAACCGCTGATGGGAATGGACAGCGATACCGTCCGGACTATCCTGCCCATTGCAGACCGGAAAGAGGGGATCCTGTTTGATTCCCGCGTCGTAAACGGAGCCAAAGCCGGGCACTTTGAGGACTATAACCTGGAAAAATCCCAGGTTCCTGTGCTGATCATCCATGCAAAGGATGATAAACTGGCTTCCTTTGCATCCGCGGAAGAGTGGAGCCGCCGCATTCCGAACTGCACCTTCCTCCCGATTCCCGACGGCGGGCATACCATGCGGGGGCATGCCGCGGAAATCAGCCAGGCCCTGGATCAGTTCATCAAGGCCGAATAA
- a CDS encoding PTS transporter subunit IIC, which translates to MKAFLKRKNIVISLKRYGIDALGAMAQGLFCSLLIGTIINTFGAQLHIPFLTKTVATIGGVDYTVGGMASAMSGPAMAIAIGYALQCPPLVLFSMTTVGFAANALGGAGGPLAVLFVAIIAAEFGKAVSKETKIDILVTPLVTIGVGVLLSWLIAPALGKAAMAVGNVIKWATELQPFLMGILVSVIVGVALTLPISSAAICAALLLTGLAGGAAVAGCCAQMVGFAVISFKENKVGGLVSQGLGTSMLQMGNIVKNPRIWIAPTLASAITGPIATCVFKMEMNGAPISSGMGTCGLVGPLGVYTGWVNDVAAGTKAAITGFDWLGLVLICLVLPAVLSLIIHFFVRKAGWVKDGDLKI; encoded by the coding sequence ATGAAAGCTTTTCTGAAGAGGAAAAACATCGTCATCTCACTGAAGCGCTACGGCATTGACGCACTGGGCGCCATGGCACAGGGTCTGTTCTGCTCCCTGCTGATCGGAACCATCATCAACACCTTCGGCGCGCAGCTTCATATTCCGTTCCTGACAAAGACCGTCGCAACCATCGGCGGTGTGGACTACACTGTGGGCGGCATGGCTTCCGCCATGAGCGGCCCGGCCATGGCCATCGCCATCGGCTACGCGCTGCAGTGTCCTCCCCTGGTGCTTTTCTCCATGACGACCGTCGGTTTCGCGGCGAATGCCCTCGGCGGCGCTGGCGGACCGCTGGCAGTGCTCTTTGTGGCTATCATCGCAGCTGAATTCGGCAAAGCCGTTTCCAAGGAAACCAAAATCGATATCCTGGTAACTCCCCTGGTGACCATCGGCGTGGGCGTGCTCCTGTCCTGGCTGATTGCTCCTGCCCTCGGCAAAGCCGCCATGGCTGTCGGCAACGTCATTAAATGGGCAACCGAGCTGCAGCCCTTCCTGATGGGTATCCTGGTCTCTGTAATCGTGGGTGTTGCCCTGACGCTCCCCATTTCCTCCGCGGCGATCTGCGCGGCATTGCTGCTGACCGGCCTGGCCGGCGGCGCGGCTGTTGCAGGCTGCTGTGCGCAGATGGTCGGCTTCGCGGTTATCTCCTTTAAGGAAAACAAGGTCGGCGGACTGGTGTCCCAGGGTCTCGGCACCTCCATGCTGCAGATGGGCAACATCGTGAAGAATCCCCGGATATGGATCGCGCCTACCCTGGCCTCCGCTATCACCGGCCCCATCGCCACCTGCGTATTCAAAATGGAAATGAACGGCGCCCCCATCTCCTCCGGCATGGGCACCTGCGGCCTGGTAGGCCCCCTGGGCGTTTACACCGGCTGGGTCAACGACGTGGCCGCCGGCACCAAGGCAGCCATCACCGGCTTTGACTGGCTGGGCCTTGTCCTGATCTGCCTGGTGCTTCCCGCTGTACTCTCCCTGATCATTCACTTCTTTGTCCGGAAAGCCGGCTGGGTCAAGGACGGGGACCTGAAGATCTGA
- a CDS encoding alkaline phosphatase family protein → MKKLIWPDYKNCTANLPNSILKKFGAPTVGDTLPLLDQYLDKDYRNIVVLLLDGMGKQILEHHLKADGAFRSHLAGIYQSVFLATTVAATTSVQSGLQPCEHCWLGWDCYYPQIDQNVTMFFNLIQGTDQPAADFNVPLTFTPYENVLDRLTSAGTKAYRLTPYDDPAPGNIEEFCRRIKALCDEPDRKYIFAYWDEPDGLLHDNGCTSAPVHEALIDMENAVQKIAGELEDTLLIVTADHGHIDTDIAFLPDYPELMDCLVRTPSLEPRAINFFIKEEKKAFFENEFRRRFGEKFLLLTKAEVIERQLFGTAEPSRQFTGKLGDYIAIATDTLSICFKDQTPRPNWKSMHGSVTEDEVLVPLILFDCNGN, encoded by the coding sequence ATGAAAAAACTGATCTGGCCTGATTACAAAAACTGTACCGCCAACCTGCCTAATTCCATCCTGAAGAAGTTCGGCGCACCCACCGTCGGGGATACGCTCCCCCTGCTGGATCAATACCTGGACAAGGATTACCGGAATATCGTCGTCCTGCTGCTGGACGGCATGGGAAAACAGATCCTGGAGCATCACCTGAAGGCGGACGGGGCTTTCCGGAGCCATCTGGCAGGAATCTATCAGTCCGTCTTCCTTGCCACCACGGTCGCGGCCACCACTTCCGTCCAGTCCGGACTGCAGCCTTGCGAGCATTGCTGGCTCGGCTGGGACTGCTACTATCCCCAGATTGACCAGAACGTGACGATGTTTTTCAACCTGATCCAGGGAACAGACCAGCCGGCGGCTGACTTCAATGTTCCGCTGACCTTCACGCCCTATGAGAACGTCCTGGACAGGCTGACCAGCGCCGGAACCAAAGCATACCGGCTGACGCCCTATGACGATCCCGCGCCCGGAAACATAGAGGAGTTCTGCCGCCGGATCAAAGCCCTCTGCGATGAACCGGACCGGAAATACATCTTTGCCTACTGGGACGAGCCGGACGGTCTGCTGCACGACAACGGCTGTACTTCCGCTCCGGTGCATGAGGCCCTGATCGATATGGAGAACGCTGTTCAGAAAATTGCAGGTGAACTGGAAGATACCCTGCTCATCGTTACAGCCGATCATGGACACATTGATACGGATATTGCGTTCCTGCCGGACTATCCCGAACTGATGGACTGCCTGGTCCGCACCCCCTCCCTGGAACCCCGCGCCATCAATTTCTTTATCAAGGAAGAAAAGAAAGCCTTCTTTGAAAATGAGTTCAGGAGGCGCTTCGGAGAAAAGTTCCTGCTGCTGACGAAGGCAGAAGTGATTGAACGGCAGCTGTTCGGTACCGCTGAACCCAGCAGGCAGTTCACAGGTAAACTGGGAGATTACATCGCCATTGCCACGGACACCCTATCCATCTGTTTCAAGGATCAGACCCCAAGGCCAAACTGGAAGTCCATGCACGGCAGCGTCACAGAGGACGAAGTGCTGGTACCGCTGATCCTCTTTGACTGTAACGGGAATTAA